The Hymenobacter sp. DG01 genome has a segment encoding these proteins:
- a CDS encoding cytochrome c peroxidase, translating into MHTRSLLPGSGLVRSLLLGLAGLLFSFAVLYQSPAEKVKGYYTRHLQQLHTRLQRFQETAHTADTTSLRQQFAACRQEYKCLEFAVEYYYPHAAQRINGAALPETEPGEPGEVIPPTGFQVLEDYLFATPDTPGNRDLVHQEIDNLLYQMRYLEQQAPVLVFPAEEVYDALRLNLYRLAAKGLSGFDSPAAHASLPEAAATLESSREVLALSNAPATLTQQLKRCAAAVARPGQDFNSFDRARFFTRYFNPALAGLRQAQAEQGIPFTTTRRAVRPTAASFFVADAFDPGFFAPADAAPATPAVLALGEALFQEPLLSGKAGRSCASCHQPGQAYTDGLRVNRSLLASAELERNTPTLLNAALQPDQFYDSRVHFLEDQVHAVVSNKAEMGGQLSEAPALLRRKAAYPRLFAQAFATEKQPVTERNIRRAVAAYVRSLVGLNSRFDQFLRGDTTVLGNQEILGFNLFMGKAQCGTCHYLPLFNGTVPPLYDKTESEVLGVPATTDAAALKLDTDPGKFLLYGVAHQQHAFKTPTVRNAALTPPYMHNGLYQTLEEVLDFYNRGGGAGMGLSVPTQTLAEDKLDLTNTEQQAIIAFIKSLNDAPAAIY; encoded by the coding sequence ATGCACACCCGCTCACTACTACCAGGCAGCGGCCTGGTTCGCTCCCTGCTGCTGGGTCTGGCGGGGCTGCTGTTCTCCTTCGCGGTGCTTTACCAGTCGCCCGCCGAGAAGGTAAAGGGCTACTACACCCGCCACCTGCAGCAGCTGCACACGCGCCTGCAACGCTTTCAGGAAACTGCCCACACCGCCGATACCACCAGCCTGCGCCAGCAGTTCGCGGCCTGCCGCCAGGAGTACAAATGCCTGGAGTTTGCCGTCGAGTACTACTACCCCCATGCGGCCCAGCGCATCAACGGGGCGGCACTACCCGAAACCGAACCCGGCGAGCCGGGCGAGGTAATTCCGCCCACTGGCTTTCAGGTGCTGGAAGACTACTTGTTTGCTACCCCCGACACGCCCGGCAACCGTGACTTGGTGCACCAGGAAATCGACAACCTGCTCTACCAGATGCGCTACCTAGAGCAGCAGGCGCCCGTGCTGGTTTTCCCGGCCGAGGAGGTTTATGACGCTCTACGCCTGAACCTGTACCGCCTGGCGGCCAAAGGCCTTTCGGGCTTCGACTCGCCCGCCGCCCATGCTTCTCTGCCTGAGGCGGCGGCCACTCTGGAGTCGAGCCGGGAGGTGTTGGCGCTGAGCAACGCTCCTGCTACCCTAACCCAACAGCTGAAACGCTGTGCCGCCGCCGTAGCCCGCCCCGGCCAGGACTTCAACTCCTTTGATCGAGCCCGGTTTTTTACCCGCTACTTTAACCCTGCCCTCGCTGGTCTGCGTCAGGCCCAGGCAGAGCAGGGCATTCCTTTTACAACCACGCGCCGCGCTGTGCGGCCCACGGCGGCCAGCTTTTTCGTGGCCGATGCGTTTGACCCTGGCTTCTTCGCTCCCGCGGACGCCGCCCCGGCTACCCCCGCCGTGCTGGCCCTGGGCGAGGCCCTGTTTCAGGAGCCGTTGCTGTCGGGCAAAGCGGGACGCTCCTGCGCCAGCTGCCACCAACCGGGCCAGGCCTATACCGATGGGCTGCGCGTGAACCGCTCCCTGCTGGCCTCTGCCGAACTGGAACGCAATACCCCTACCCTGCTCAACGCCGCCCTGCAGCCCGACCAGTTCTACGACAGCCGGGTGCATTTCCTGGAAGACCAGGTGCACGCCGTGGTATCGAACAAGGCCGAAATGGGCGGACAGCTCAGCGAAGCCCCGGCCCTGCTGCGCCGCAAAGCTGCCTACCCCCGTCTGTTCGCCCAAGCCTTTGCCACCGAAAAGCAGCCCGTTACGGAGCGTAACATCCGCCGCGCCGTGGCGGCCTACGTCCGCTCCCTGGTGGGCCTCAACAGCCGCTTCGACCAGTTCCTGCGCGGCGATACTACGGTGCTCGGCAACCAGGAAATTTTGGGCTTCAACCTGTTTATGGGCAAGGCGCAGTGTGGTACCTGCCACTACCTGCCTTTATTTAACGGAACCGTGCCGCCCCTCTACGACAAAACGGAGAGTGAAGTACTGGGTGTGCCCGCCACCACCGATGCCGCGGCTCTGAAGCTGGACACGGACCCCGGCAAGTTTCTGCTCTACGGCGTGGCCCACCAGCAACACGCCTTCAAAACGCCCACCGTGCGCAACGCGGCCCTCACCCCTCCTTACATGCACAATGGCTTATACCAAACCCTGGAAGAGGTGCTGGATTTCTACAACCGGGGCGGCGGTGCCGGCATGGGCCTTTCCGTGCCTACCCAAACCCTGGCCGAGGACAAGCTCGACTTAACCAACACTGAGCAGCAGGCTATTATTGCCTTTATTAAGTCTTTGAATGATGCGCCAGCAGCCATCTATTAA
- a CDS encoding leucine-rich repeat domain-containing protein, with amino-acid sequence MSAALSQPACVTELNLRGQNLELLPQNIEQLRRLRLLFAHENHLRHLPSTLTQLDSLRVLFINKNGLLDLPPAIGSLHRLRQLQIEQNMLTELPPSIGTLDSLRYLMGAYNNFTSLPEQVGRLTQLEYVDVSHNQLLFLPASIGSLHSLRYVYLNDNKLQSLPAHLEKMTKVEELNLANNQLEQLPESLGNCAQLKVLILSGNQLKQLPKSLGKLQNLEMLIANDNQLTALPKSLGKLKKLKTVIVRNNTFSPQARRAAEARLPGVKFHF; translated from the coding sequence TTGTCTGCTGCTCTCAGCCAGCCTGCCTGCGTTACCGAGCTAAACCTGCGGGGCCAGAACCTGGAATTACTACCCCAAAACATAGAGCAATTGCGGCGGCTGCGGCTGTTGTTTGCCCACGAAAACCACCTGCGCCACCTGCCCAGCACCCTCACGCAGCTGGATAGTCTGCGGGTCCTATTCATCAATAAGAACGGCTTACTGGATTTACCGCCGGCCATTGGCAGCCTGCACCGACTGCGGCAGCTGCAGATTGAGCAAAACATGCTCACGGAGCTGCCTCCCAGCATTGGCACCCTCGACAGCCTGCGCTACCTGATGGGAGCTTACAACAACTTTACTTCCCTGCCCGAGCAGGTAGGGCGCCTGACGCAGCTAGAGTATGTAGATGTTTCGCACAACCAGCTGCTGTTTCTACCCGCCTCCATTGGCAGCCTACATAGCCTGCGCTACGTGTATCTGAACGATAACAAGCTGCAGAGTCTTCCTGCCCATCTTGAAAAAATGACTAAGGTGGAAGAGCTAAACCTGGCAAACAACCAGCTGGAGCAGCTGCCGGAGAGCCTGGGCAACTGTGCGCAGCTGAAGGTGCTGATTCTCTCGGGAAATCAGCTAAAGCAACTCCCCAAAAGCCTGGGCAAGCTGCAGAACCTGGAAATGCTCATTGCCAACGATAACCAGCTGACGGCCTTGCCCAAAAGCCTGGGAAAGCTGAAAAAGCTGAAAACCGTCATCGTGCGCAACAACACCTTTAGCCCGCAAGCCCGCCGCGCGGCCGAAGCCCGCCTGCCTGGAGTTAAATTTCACTTCTGA
- a CDS encoding alkaline phosphatase PhoX gives MKSTSTFLAAALLGGSTAGLAQTACPTLPEDHISRFTSVQPSTQPQDLRIPSTHTFQMLAQGGNAYTNAADGNMLEAFDFTGYAPISGSSTNGYLSINHEGSGTTSGVSMLSLNFNATSKLWNVTAKHPVNFAPVLGTINNCSGTVTPWSTIVTCEENLGPTNPVDTNNDGYLDSGWNIEIDPATHAVKDQDGDSKPDKLWMMGRLKHENIVVAPDLRTVYEGADDGSANSFVYKYVADAAGKLGKGKLYALQLSGAIGTATTGTWIQVPNSTPTECNNTTTAARALGATSFNGVEDIEISPLTGQVYFTAKGPGTTYRFTDSGATGTTISNFEIFAGNSPTVTDQAYTINYGTGTISERWGTGNDNLTFDSKGNLYVLQDGGRNHIWLIKPCHTQASPAVELFAVTPAGCEPTGMTFSPDERFIFVSMQSPDEKNTLATLDAAGQSVVFNKSTALVIGRKGTLGTATALSTAKSELIKADVYPNPVSNDELTIALSHRLREAATLTVYNSVGTRVLEQTATLNQGQNMLKLTVSQLQGGHYSLVIKTATTLTTRHFIKQ, from the coding sequence ATGAAATCTACCTCTACCTTTCTGGCCGCCGCTCTGCTTGGCGGCAGCACCGCGGGGCTGGCCCAAACGGCCTGCCCTACCCTGCCCGAGGACCACATCAGCCGGTTTACGTCGGTGCAGCCCTCCACCCAGCCCCAGGACCTGCGCATCCCGTCCACGCACACATTTCAGATGCTGGCGCAGGGGGGTAATGCCTACACCAACGCCGCCGATGGCAACATGCTGGAAGCTTTCGACTTTACCGGGTACGCCCCTATAAGCGGCAGCAGCACCAATGGCTACCTCTCTATTAACCATGAGGGCTCCGGCACAACTTCGGGGGTAAGCATGCTCAGCCTGAACTTTAATGCTACCTCCAAGCTGTGGAACGTAACGGCCAAGCATCCGGTAAATTTTGCCCCCGTACTTGGTACCATTAACAACTGCTCGGGCACCGTCACCCCCTGGAGCACGATTGTGACCTGCGAGGAAAATCTGGGACCTACTAACCCCGTGGACACCAACAACGACGGGTACCTGGACTCCGGCTGGAACATAGAAATTGACCCTGCTACGCATGCCGTAAAAGACCAGGACGGTGACAGCAAGCCTGATAAGCTGTGGATGATGGGCCGCCTGAAGCACGAGAACATCGTTGTGGCTCCTGACCTGCGCACGGTGTACGAAGGCGCAGATGACGGTTCTGCTAACAGCTTCGTGTATAAGTATGTGGCTGATGCTGCGGGTAAGCTAGGCAAGGGCAAGCTGTATGCTCTTCAATTAAGTGGGGCTATTGGCACAGCCACTACGGGCACCTGGATTCAGGTACCAAACTCTACTCCTACGGAGTGTAACAACACCACTACGGCCGCCAGAGCATTAGGTGCTACCAGCTTCAATGGCGTTGAAGACATTGAAATCAGCCCGCTTACCGGCCAAGTATATTTCACGGCCAAAGGCCCCGGCACTACCTACCGCTTCACTGATTCAGGCGCCACCGGCACTACTATCAGCAACTTTGAAATCTTTGCTGGCAACTCGCCTACGGTAACCGACCAGGCTTACACCATCAACTACGGTACTGGCACTATCTCAGAGCGCTGGGGCACCGGCAACGATAACCTCACCTTTGATTCCAAAGGCAACCTGTATGTATTGCAGGACGGCGGCCGCAACCACATCTGGTTGATCAAGCCCTGCCACACGCAGGCAAGCCCAGCCGTGGAGCTGTTTGCCGTAACCCCTGCTGGCTGTGAGCCGACAGGCATGACCTTCTCGCCCGATGAACGGTTCATTTTCGTTTCAATGCAGAGCCCGGATGAGAAGAATACGCTTGCTACCCTGGATGCGGCGGGCCAATCGGTAGTCTTTAACAAATCCACTGCCTTGGTTATAGGGCGCAAAGGCACGCTAGGTACTGCCACGGCCTTAAGCACCGCCAAATCTGAGCTCATTAAGGCCGATGTGTATCCGAACCCCGTGAGCAACGACGAGCTGACTATTGCCCTGTCGCACCGGCTGCGGGAAGCGGCTACGCTAACGGTGTATAACTCTGTGGGCACCCGTGTACTGGAACAGACGGCTACCCTAAACCAGGGCCAGAACATGCTGAAGCTGACGGTAAGCCAGCTACAGGGCGGCCACTACAGCCTGGTTATCAAAACGGCTACCACCCTCACTACTCGTCATTTCATTAAGCAGTGA
- a CDS encoding DUF5103 domain-containing protein — protein sequence MRYPLFSAVLLLAATACVPLGTPITDPNAARRPATPGQQAPEYYANKTLRYEDAVYDPNVRTVQCYVPTGQANEVFNPPVVPLSQGQPAVLEFDVLGGTGQRLTAKLVHCDLNWQPSVLTDLQFLSEINEQTITDYRASVSTRVPYYHYRLRMPRVKLSGNYLWVVQGPGGTPLLSRRVLVFEEGGVQVYLRQGIPVAGQERYTLQQLDFGIRYNMQLVNPAQEVKVVLRQNYRWDNAKYNLRPTFVRDAERQLDYQYFNFENAFPALSEFRFVDLRTFRSLGVGVARIDAEATPRAALLLPEATRNGQAYSQYDDINGQRVIESREYGNGATNADYLDVTFQLRAEQPAPGPVYVLGALSDWQFKDEFKLTYDAAARQYIGHALLKQGYYNYLYAVQTPQGPNSVYWEGSHQETENRYDLLVYYRPPGTRTDLLVGYQTVNVNGRQP from the coding sequence ATGCGCTACCCCCTTTTTTCCGCTGTACTGCTGCTGGCGGCCACCGCCTGTGTGCCGCTGGGCACGCCCATCACCGACCCTAACGCCGCCCGCCGGCCCGCCACCCCCGGCCAGCAAGCCCCCGAGTACTACGCCAACAAAACCCTGCGCTACGAGGACGCCGTGTACGACCCCAACGTGCGCACGGTGCAGTGCTACGTGCCCACCGGGCAGGCAAACGAGGTGTTTAATCCGCCGGTGGTGCCGCTGTCCCAGGGGCAGCCTGCGGTGCTGGAGTTTGACGTGCTGGGCGGTACCGGGCAGCGCCTCACGGCCAAGCTGGTGCACTGCGACCTGAATTGGCAGCCCTCCGTGCTGACGGATCTGCAGTTTCTGTCGGAAATCAATGAGCAAACTATCACCGACTACCGGGCCTCGGTGAGTACCAGGGTGCCCTACTACCACTACCGCCTCCGGATGCCGCGCGTCAAGCTTTCGGGCAACTACCTGTGGGTAGTGCAGGGGCCGGGCGGTACGCCCCTGCTGAGCCGGCGGGTGCTGGTGTTCGAGGAGGGCGGCGTGCAGGTGTACCTGCGCCAGGGTATTCCGGTAGCTGGGCAGGAGCGCTACACCCTGCAGCAGCTCGATTTCGGTATCCGCTACAATATGCAGCTGGTAAACCCGGCCCAGGAGGTAAAGGTGGTACTGCGCCAGAACTACCGCTGGGACAATGCCAAGTACAACCTGCGCCCCACCTTCGTGCGCGACGCCGAGCGCCAGCTGGATTATCAGTACTTCAACTTCGAGAATGCCTTCCCGGCCCTGAGCGAGTTCCGGTTTGTTGATTTGCGCACGTTCCGCTCCCTGGGTGTGGGCGTGGCCCGCATTGATGCCGAGGCTACCCCCCGCGCCGCCCTGCTACTGCCCGAAGCTACCCGCAACGGCCAAGCCTACTCCCAGTACGACGACATCAACGGGCAGCGTGTAATTGAGAGCCGCGAGTATGGCAACGGTGCTACCAACGCCGACTACCTCGACGTGACCTTTCAGCTCCGGGCCGAGCAGCCGGCACCCGGCCCCGTGTATGTGCTGGGCGCGCTTTCCGACTGGCAGTTCAAAGATGAGTTTAAGCTGACCTACGATGCCGCGGCCCGGCAGTACATCGGCCACGCCCTGCTCAAGCAAGGCTACTACAACTACCTCTACGCCGTGCAAACGCCCCAGGGTCCCAACAGCGTGTACTGGGAAGGCAGCCACCAGGAAACCGAAAACCGCTACGATCTGCTGGTGTACTACCGCCCGCCCGGCACCCGCACCGATCTGCTCGTTGGCTACCAGACGGTGAACGTAAATGGCCGTCAGCCCTAA
- a CDS encoding M48 family metalloprotease: MYPTFTSVLHTGAALALLLPLSSSQPAAVSPAALPVAPVQGAQPDPQVIAQFGLLDNAKLQSYIDQKGMQMGRISDRPADVKGFTIVDSPIINAFATPDGHVYFTRGILAHFNNEAQFSGVLGHEIGHITARHGQKQQTRSTIANGALILGSILSKRVASIAQPASQVVGLGLLKYGRDDENESDKLGVKYSSKIGYDPASMADFFLTLSRTEQSSGAATVPTFLSSHPNSADRYQNVKKLAQQAEQQAGRQLAVNRDQYLRLIEGLPYGDNPREGYVESSVFYHPDLKFQFPIPQGWKSQNSPSQFQMAEPNGKAVIVLLPAGSGALDAAAQSLAEQLKLQNAQAQKTTVNGFPAIAIQGDQVGQDQQTGQQGITARTLTYIIQDGQSLYAFVGLTSPNDFSTYAPQFQRTAQGYRRLTDAAKLNKQPERIRIKTAKAGQTLAQALTANGVPAKRHEELAIVNGMKTTDKLTAGQLFKVVGK, encoded by the coding sequence ATGTACCCTACGTTCACTTCTGTTCTACACACCGGCGCTGCTTTGGCGCTGCTGCTGCCGCTCAGCAGCTCCCAACCAGCCGCTGTATCCCCCGCCGCGCTACCGGTAGCACCTGTGCAGGGCGCCCAGCCCGACCCACAGGTAATTGCCCAGTTCGGCCTACTCGACAATGCCAAGCTGCAAAGCTACATTGATCAGAAAGGCATGCAGATGGGCCGCATTTCCGACCGCCCCGCTGACGTAAAAGGCTTTACCATCGTCGATTCGCCCATCATCAATGCTTTTGCTACCCCCGATGGGCACGTGTACTTTACGCGCGGCATTCTGGCCCACTTCAACAACGAAGCGCAATTCAGCGGAGTGCTGGGCCACGAAATCGGGCACATTACGGCCCGCCACGGCCAGAAGCAGCAAACCCGCTCCACCATTGCCAACGGGGCACTTATTCTGGGGTCCATCCTCTCGAAACGGGTAGCCTCCATTGCCCAGCCGGCCTCGCAGGTGGTGGGCCTGGGCCTGCTTAAGTACGGCCGCGACGACGAAAATGAATCGGATAAGCTGGGGGTGAAATACTCCAGCAAAATCGGGTACGACCCGGCGTCCATGGCCGACTTCTTCCTGACCCTCTCGCGTACCGAGCAAAGCAGCGGGGCCGCCACCGTGCCCACCTTCCTGTCTTCGCACCCCAACTCCGCCGACCGTTACCAGAACGTGAAAAAGCTGGCCCAGCAGGCCGAGCAGCAGGCCGGCCGCCAGCTGGCCGTGAACCGCGACCAGTACCTGCGCCTGATTGAAGGCCTGCCCTACGGCGACAATCCGCGCGAAGGCTACGTGGAAAGCAGCGTGTTTTACCACCCCGATCTGAAGTTTCAGTTCCCGATTCCTCAGGGCTGGAAGTCGCAGAACTCGCCCAGCCAGTTCCAGATGGCCGAGCCCAACGGCAAGGCCGTTATCGTGCTGCTGCCCGCTGGTAGCGGTGCTCTCGATGCGGCCGCGCAAAGCCTCGCTGAGCAGTTGAAGCTGCAGAATGCCCAGGCCCAGAAAACCACCGTCAACGGCTTCCCTGCCATTGCCATTCAGGGCGACCAGGTAGGGCAGGACCAGCAAACCGGCCAGCAGGGCATCACGGCCCGCACGCTCACCTACATCATTCAGGATGGGCAGAGCCTGTACGCCTTCGTGGGCCTGACCTCACCCAACGACTTCAGCACGTATGCTCCGCAGTTTCAGCGCACGGCTCAGGGCTACCGCCGCCTCACCGATGCCGCCAAGCTCAACAAGCAGCCCGAACGCATCCGCATCAAAACCGCTAAAGCTGGCCAGACGCTGGCCCAAGCCCTCACGGCCAACGGCGTGCCCGCCAAGCGCCACGAGGAACTGGCCATCGTAAACGGCATGAAAACCACGGATAAGCTAACGGCCGGTCAGCTGTTTAAGGTGGTAGGGAAGTAG
- a CDS encoding alkylphosphonate utilization protein: MDVKDSNGNLLTEGDSVTITKDLKVKGMAQALKRGTVVKNIRLTNSPAEIEGKAGGSMLVIKTEFVKKA; this comes from the coding sequence ATGGACGTAAAAGACAGCAACGGCAACCTGCTCACCGAAGGCGACTCGGTTACCATTACCAAAGACCTGAAAGTAAAGGGCATGGCCCAGGCGCTCAAGCGCGGCACCGTGGTCAAGAACATCCGCCTTACCAACTCGCCCGCTGAGATTGAAGGCAAGGCCGGGGGTAGCATGCTGGTTATCAAAACCGAATTCGTGAAGAAAGCCTAG